One genomic region from bacterium encodes:
- a CDS encoding bifunctional folylpolyglutamate synthase/dihydrofolate synthase: MVRELFPRLSGGIRWGLERTRRLLAAVGDPHLAYRTLHVGGTNGKGSVAATLASVLQRAGMVTGLYTSPHLCTFRERIQVDGVPIGEDQVVAAASRLWPHIRREEPSFFEATTAIAFLALADAGVAIAAVEVGLGGRLDATNVIRPDVVALTNVALDHAQYLGDTITAVAREKAGIIKPGVPVVTAEPAGEAREIFRRRAAELGAPLTVLEVDEARDVVVSREGTRFRLSSAVWGELELFTPLIGPHQAVNVALAVRALEHLAPELRPDVAEVLAGVAAVRWPGRAQILHEDGRTWVLDVAHNPAGVAALAATLETLSLPRPVVLVVGILGDKDWGAMLPPLARPADHSILTVPPTAPAHRRWDPHEALRATPGLVAEVVPDFLAALELARERSGPGGTVVVTGSFHTVGDALIALGRAPFGADEPLPDATHAA, translated from the coding sequence ATCGTCCGCGAGCTCTTCCCGCGCCTGAGCGGTGGGATCCGCTGGGGGTTGGAGCGGACGCGGCGGTTGCTCGCGGCCGTGGGCGACCCACACCTCGCCTACCGCACGCTCCACGTCGGCGGGACGAACGGGAAGGGATCGGTCGCCGCCACGCTGGCCTCCGTGCTCCAGCGGGCGGGGATGGTCACCGGCCTCTACACCTCGCCTCACCTCTGCACGTTCCGGGAACGGATCCAGGTGGACGGCGTCCCGATCGGCGAGGACCAGGTCGTCGCCGCGGCGTCCCGGCTGTGGCCCCACATCCGACGCGAAGAGCCGTCGTTCTTCGAGGCGACGACCGCGATCGCGTTCCTCGCGCTCGCGGACGCCGGCGTCGCGATCGCCGCCGTGGAGGTCGGCCTCGGCGGGCGCCTGGACGCGACCAACGTGATCCGCCCCGACGTCGTCGCGCTGACGAACGTGGCGCTGGACCACGCGCAGTACCTGGGGGACACCATCACGGCCGTGGCCCGGGAGAAGGCGGGGATCATCAAGCCCGGTGTCCCCGTCGTGACGGCGGAGCCCGCGGGTGAGGCCCGGGAGATCTTCCGCCGGCGGGCCGCCGAGCTCGGTGCGCCGCTGACCGTGCTCGAGGTCGACGAGGCGCGTGACGTCGTCGTGTCCCGCGAAGGGACGCGGTTCCGCTTGTCCAGCGCCGTGTGGGGCGAACTCGAGCTGTTCACGCCGCTGATCGGACCACACCAGGCCGTGAACGTCGCCCTGGCGGTGCGCGCGCTGGAGCACCTCGCGCCGGAGCTCCGGCCGGATGTCGCCGAGGTGCTGGCCGGGGTGGCCGCGGTGCGTTGGCCGGGGCGGGCGCAGATCCTCCACGAGGACGGGCGGACGTGGGTGCTGGATGTGGCGCACAACCCGGCGGGCGTGGCCGCCCTGGCCGCGACGCTGGAGACCCTCTCGCTCCCCCGGCCGGTCGTGCTCGTGGTGGGGATCCTGGGCGACAAGGACTGGGGGGCCATGCTGCCGCCGCTGGCGCGCCCGGCGGACCACAGCATCCTGACCGTTCCGCCGACCGCCCCCGCGCACCGCCGCTGGGACCCGCACGAGGCGCTGCGCGCCACGCCGGGCCTCGTCGCGGAGGTGGTGCCCGATTTCCTGGCCGCGCTCGAGCTGGCACGGGAGCGCTCGGGCCCGGGGGGAACGGTGGTGGTGACCGGCTCGTTCCACACCGTGGGCGATGCGCTCATCGCATTGGGACGGGCCCCGTTCGGCGCGGATGAGCCCTTGCCGGACGCGACACACGCGGCCTAG
- the ald gene encoding alanine dehydrogenase, whose translation MVIGVPREIKTAENRVALVPAGAEALVQAGHRVLVERGAGLGSGFDDDAYARAGATIVDSAAEVWANAEMILKVKEPIEPEWPLMRPDQVIFTYFHFAASEALTRAVKESGAVAIAYETVQLPTGELPLLTPMSEVAGRLAVQQGAKYLEKYFGGRGVLLGGVPGVAPATVVILGGGTVGSNAARMAAGLGARVVILDISLNRLRYLSEVMPANVTLLYSNRHNILAQLEQADLLIGAVLLPGAKAPNLVRREDLKRMKQGAVVVDVAVDQGGCVETIRPTTHDNPIYVVDGVIHYGVANMPGAVPYTSTLALTNATFPYALTLANKGWREACRSDRSLALGLNVVKGKVTYPGVAEAFGLPYTPVEEVL comes from the coding sequence ATGGTCATCGGTGTGCCGAGGGAGATCAAGACGGCCGAGAACCGCGTCGCGCTGGTGCCGGCGGGCGCGGAGGCACTCGTGCAGGCGGGGCACCGTGTCCTGGTGGAGCGCGGTGCGGGCCTGGGCAGCGGATTCGATGACGATGCGTACGCGCGGGCGGGCGCGACGATCGTGGACAGTGCGGCGGAGGTGTGGGCGAACGCCGAGATGATCCTGAAGGTCAAGGAGCCGATCGAGCCGGAATGGCCCCTGATGCGGCCCGACCAGGTCATCTTCACGTACTTCCACTTCGCGGCGTCCGAGGCCCTCACCCGTGCGGTGAAGGAGTCCGGCGCGGTGGCGATCGCCTACGAGACGGTACAGTTGCCGACGGGCGAACTGCCGCTGCTCACGCCCATGAGCGAGGTGGCGGGCCGACTGGCGGTGCAGCAGGGCGCCAAGTACCTGGAGAAGTACTTCGGCGGCCGCGGCGTGCTGCTGGGCGGCGTGCCCGGGGTGGCGCCGGCCACGGTGGTGATCCTCGGCGGCGGAACAGTGGGTTCGAACGCGGCGCGCATGGCCGCCGGGCTGGGGGCGCGGGTGGTGATCCTGGACATCTCGCTCAACCGCCTGCGCTACCTCTCGGAAGTCATGCCGGCGAACGTGACGCTGCTGTACTCCAACCGCCACAACATCCTGGCGCAACTGGAGCAGGCGGACCTGCTGATCGGGGCGGTCCTGCTGCCCGGGGCGAAGGCGCCCAACCTGGTGCGGCGCGAGGACCTCAAGCGGATGAAGCAGGGCGCCGTGGTGGTGGACGTCGCGGTGGACCAGGGCGGCTGCGTGGAGACGATCCGGCCCACGACCCACGACAACCCGATCTACGTCGTGGACGGCGTCATTCACTACGGCGTGGCGAACATGCCGGGTGCGGTGCCGTACACCTCGACCCTGGCGCTGACCAACGCTACGTTCCCGTATGCGCTGACGCTCGCCAACAAGGGCTGGCGGGAGGCGTGCCGCAGCGACCGCTCGCTGGCGCTGGGGCTGAACGTGGTGAAGGGGAAGGTGACCTACCCGGGAGTGGCCGAGGCGTTCGGGCTCCCGTACACGCCCGTCGAAGAGGTGCTCTAG
- a CDS encoding polyribonucleotide nucleotidyltransferase: MHRVEETFAGRRLVIETGRVARQAHGACLVQYGETVVLCTAVVNDQPTSLPFFPLTVEYRERSYAAGKIPGGFIKREGRPSEKEILSARQIDRPIRPLFPDGFMHEVQVFVYVLSADQENDADVLGLLGTSVALNMSKIPFAGPVAAVRIGRIQGQWVLNPTFQQLEFSDVDIVVAGTEKAITMVEGGAIEVPEEEIAEGLLVAHKGIRELIRIQQKLLPEVSVPKMEWKPLEVPEEVRRRVEELARNRIAESLNLREKAERNQALAALREDVLAALAEEFPGQEQAVDAVLSEIEKETMRRQILERGERADGRRPDEIRPITCEVGLLPRTHGSALFTRGQTQALAVVTLGTTADEQRIDSIDVPQEVSKSFMLHYNFPPFATGEVKPVRGPSRREYGHGALAERAIQPLLPPYEEFPYTIRVVSDILESNGSSSMASVCGASLALMDAGVPIRAACAGVAMGLIKEGDKVVVLTDILGLEDALGDMDFKVAGTRKGVTSIQMDIKIEGLTIEIMREALERAREARMYILDVMDQTIATPRSELSRYAPRIITMQINPDKIGEVIGPKGRTIRGIQEETGAEINVDDSGLVTIACVSAEGGERARQMIEAIVQEPEIGRVYEGVVKSTTSFGAFVEILPGVEGLVHISELQEGRTERTEDVLKKGDVTRVKLLSIDEKGRLRLSRKAAL; encoded by the coding sequence ATGCATAGAGTCGAGGAGACATTCGCGGGTCGCCGCCTGGTCATCGAGACGGGCCGCGTGGCCAGGCAGGCGCACGGCGCGTGCTTGGTGCAGTACGGCGAGACGGTGGTGCTCTGCACCGCGGTGGTGAACGACCAGCCGACGTCGCTGCCGTTCTTCCCGCTGACCGTCGAGTACCGGGAACGGAGCTACGCTGCGGGGAAGATCCCGGGCGGCTTCATCAAGCGCGAGGGCCGGCCCAGCGAGAAGGAGATCCTCTCTGCCCGCCAGATCGACCGTCCCATCCGACCGCTCTTCCCGGACGGCTTCATGCACGAGGTCCAGGTCTTCGTGTACGTGCTGTCCGCGGACCAGGAGAACGACGCGGATGTGCTCGGCCTCCTGGGGACGTCCGTCGCCCTCAACATGTCCAAGATCCCGTTCGCCGGACCCGTCGCGGCGGTGCGGATCGGACGGATCCAGGGGCAGTGGGTGCTGAACCCGACGTTCCAGCAGCTCGAGTTCAGTGACGTGGACATCGTGGTCGCGGGGACGGAGAAGGCGATCACGATGGTCGAGGGCGGCGCCATCGAGGTGCCAGAGGAAGAGATCGCGGAAGGGCTCCTCGTCGCGCACAAGGGCATCCGCGAGCTCATCCGGATCCAGCAGAAGCTGCTGCCCGAGGTGTCCGTGCCGAAGATGGAATGGAAGCCCCTGGAGGTGCCCGAGGAGGTGCGCCGCCGGGTGGAGGAGCTGGCGCGGAACCGGATCGCCGAGTCGCTGAACCTGAGGGAGAAGGCGGAGCGCAACCAGGCGTTGGCGGCGCTGCGCGAGGACGTGCTGGCGGCGTTGGCGGAGGAGTTCCCGGGGCAGGAACAGGCCGTTGACGCGGTGCTGTCCGAGATCGAGAAGGAGACGATGCGTCGCCAGATCCTGGAGCGGGGCGAGCGCGCGGACGGCCGGCGGCCGGACGAGATCCGTCCCATCACGTGCGAGGTCGGTCTCCTGCCGCGCACGCACGGCTCCGCGCTCTTCACGCGTGGCCAGACCCAGGCGCTGGCGGTGGTGACGCTGGGGACGACGGCGGACGAGCAGCGCATCGACAGCATCGATGTGCCGCAGGAAGTCTCCAAGTCCTTCATGCTGCACTACAACTTCCCGCCCTTCGCGACGGGCGAGGTGAAGCCGGTCCGCGGGCCGTCGCGGCGCGAGTACGGGCACGGCGCGCTGGCGGAACGGGCGATCCAGCCGCTGCTCCCGCCCTACGAGGAGTTCCCGTACACGATCCGCGTCGTCTCGGACATCCTCGAGTCGAACGGCTCGTCGTCCATGGCGTCGGTCTGCGGCGCGTCGCTGGCGCTGATGGACGCGGGCGTGCCGATCCGCGCGGCCTGCGCCGGCGTGGCGATGGGCCTGATCAAAGAGGGCGACAAGGTCGTCGTGCTGACGGACATCCTCGGCCTCGAGGACGCTCTCGGCGACATGGATTTCAAGGTCGCCGGCACCCGCAAGGGCGTGACCTCGATCCAGATGGACATCAAGATCGAGGGCCTGACCATCGAGATCATGCGGGAGGCGCTGGAGCGTGCTCGCGAGGCCCGGATGTACATCCTCGACGTGATGGACCAGACGATCGCGACGCCGAGGAGCGAGCTGTCGCGGTACGCGCCGCGGATCATCACGATGCAGATCAACCCGGACAAGATCGGCGAGGTCATCGGGCCGAAGGGGAGGACGATCCGCGGGATCCAGGAGGAGACCGGCGCCGAGATCAACGTGGACGACTCCGGCCTGGTGACGATCGCGTGTGTGTCAGCGGAAGGCGGCGAGCGGGCGCGCCAGATGATCGAGGCGATCGTGCAGGAGCCAGAGATCGGGCGCGTCTACGAGGGTGTGGTGAAGAGCACCACGTCGTTCGGCGCCTTCGTGGAGATCCTGCCGGGCGTGGAGGGGCTGGTGCACATCTCGGAGCTCCAGGAAGGTCGGACGGAGCGGACCGAAGATGTGCTCAAGAAGGGAGACGTGACGCGCGTCAAGCTGCTCTCCATCGACGAGAAGGGTCGGCTGCGGCTGTCCCGCAAGGCCGCGCTCTGA
- the rpsO gene encoding 30S ribosomal protein S15 — MPIDKNEIIRKYQLHPNDRGSTAVQIALLTARIEHLTEHFRKHPKDHHSRRGLLMLVGKRRRLLEYLKRQNLERYRQLIEDLGLRH; from the coding sequence ATGCCGATCGACAAGAACGAGATCATCCGCAAGTACCAGCTCCACCCCAACGACCGCGGCAGCACCGCCGTCCAGATCGCGCTGCTCACGGCGCGGATCGAGCACCTGACGGAGCATTTCCGCAAGCACCCGAAGGATCACCACAGCCGGCGCGGCCTGCTGATGCTCGTGGGAAAGCGGCGCCGGCTGCTCGAGTACTTGAAGCGGCAGAACCTGGAGCGGTACCGGCAGCTCATCGAGGACCTGGGTTTGCGGCACTGA
- a CDS encoding dUTP diphosphatase gives MRILVRRLENYPAEWPLPSYATPGSAAVDLRNAGPAFVLPPLGRRLVPTGLAIALPPGTEAQIRPRSGLALRRGITIINTPCTIDSDYRGEILIPLINLDQEPQEIEHGERVAQLLVARVFTIEWAETDALPPTERGTGGFGSTGR, from the coding sequence ATCCGGATCCTCGTCCGCCGGCTGGAGAACTACCCGGCGGAGTGGCCGCTCCCCAGCTACGCCACTCCTGGCTCGGCGGCGGTGGACCTGCGCAACGCCGGCCCGGCGTTCGTCCTGCCGCCGCTGGGCCGGCGACTGGTCCCGACCGGGCTCGCCATCGCGCTGCCGCCGGGCACGGAGGCCCAGATCCGGCCTCGCTCCGGCCTCGCGCTGCGGCGCGGCATCACCATCATCAACACGCCGTGCACGATCGACAGCGACTACCGGGGCGAGATCCTGATCCCCCTCATCAACCTGGACCAGGAGCCCCAGGAGATCGAGCACGGCGAACGGGTGGCGCAGCTCCTGGTCGCCCGCGTATTCACCATCGAGTGGGCGGAGACGGACGCGCTGCCGCCCACGGAGCGCGGGACGGGCGGGTTCGGGAGCACCGGCCGGTAG
- a CDS encoding rod shape-determining protein (functions in MreBCD complex in some organisms) — protein MRLRNLLNSGRLLPVNDIAVDLGTANTLVYVKGEGIVLNEPSVVAVERSTNKPKGVGLEAKRMLGRTPEGIIAVRPLKDGVIADVDITELMLRHFLRQVTAKRLFKISPRVVIGVPSGITELERRAVRSSAMAAGAKAVYMVAEPMAAAIGVGLPVDTPTGNMIIDIGGGTTEIAVIALNGIVSDTSIRVGGDEIDNAIVTFMRKNYNLLIGEPTAEAIKIQIGSAFSNGEEREMEVKGRDLVSGIPKTVRVHSQEIRECIQEPIQQIVEAVRRALEITPPELAADIVDRGIVMTGGGSLIRGLDQLLAHETGLPIHVDEEPLTCVVRGAGKILDDFEKYRSVLTT, from the coding sequence ATGCGGCTCCGGAATCTGTTGAACTCGGGACGGCTGCTCCCGGTCAACGACATTGCCGTGGATCTCGGCACCGCGAATACCCTCGTCTATGTGAAAGGCGAGGGGATTGTTTTGAATGAACCGTCGGTGGTCGCCGTGGAGCGGTCGACGAACAAGCCCAAAGGCGTCGGGCTGGAGGCCAAACGGATGCTCGGCCGCACGCCCGAGGGGATCATCGCCGTACGGCCGCTCAAGGACGGCGTGATCGCCGACGTGGACATCACCGAGCTCATGCTGCGCCACTTCTTGCGTCAGGTGACGGCGAAGCGGCTGTTCAAGATCAGTCCGCGGGTCGTCATCGGCGTGCCGTCCGGGATCACGGAGCTGGAACGGCGTGCCGTCCGATCGAGTGCCATGGCGGCGGGTGCGAAGGCGGTGTACATGGTGGCGGAGCCGATGGCGGCGGCCATTGGCGTCGGCCTGCCCGTGGACACGCCGACCGGCAACATGATCATCGACATCGGCGGCGGGACCACGGAAATTGCAGTGATCGCCCTCAACGGCATCGTTTCGGACACCTCGATCCGGGTCGGCGGTGACGAGATCGACAACGCGATCGTCACGTTCATGAGGAAGAACTACAACCTGCTGATCGGGGAGCCGACGGCCGAGGCGATCAAGATCCAGATCGGATCGGCGTTCAGCAACGGGGAAGAGCGGGAGATGGAGGTGAAGGGGCGGGACCTGGTGAGCGGGATCCCCAAGACGGTGCGGGTGCACTCGCAGGAGATCCGGGAGTGCATCCAGGAGCCGATCCAGCAGATCGTGGAGGCGGTGAGGCGGGCGCTGGAGATCACGCCGCCGGAGTTGGCGGCGGACATCGTCGACCGCGGCATCGTGATGACGGGCGGCGGGTCGTTGATCCGGGGGCTGGACCAGTTGCTGGCCCACGAGACGGGCCTGCCGATCCACGTGGACGAAGAGCCGCTGACGTGCGTCGTGCGTGGCGCTGGCAAGATCCTGGACGACTTCGAGAAGTATCGCAGCGTACTGACGACGTAA
- a CDS encoding rod shape-determining protein RodA produces the protein MVHRDRRAQGGCAGDRAFGHRRIRRIGLPHRGAAGGEGGGLLLATEVRHARGLGADVARAPDGRAPGALGGVAVIGRLRNLFGDPVLAVLVVGLSLFGVAMVYSAGQLDVPDPGVAGAWKMQLLWLGVSVTSLLVMVHIQTRWLEWVAVPAYIAGIALLAATLVIGTGLGTARGTKSWIDLGPVMFQPAQFANLATILMLARVLGRWREPPRSVWGLWAPVAIVALPMALVMLQPDLGTAMVFGALLVAALYWAGTPIGLMFMLLSPVIGLFLSFHSLLFSIYIVALIVFLRFYRAYLGESVAVIGANLAAGAIALPLWNSLEPYQRARLLVFLDPGMDPRGAGWHLIQSRVAIGSGGLFGKGFTLGTQKRLAFLPEQHTDFIFSVIGEEFGFIGTVAVLVVFGLILWRLTRIAERQGDPFAGIVVFGIFGVWFAHVMVNVGMTIGLMPITGIPLPFLSYGGSFLLASFLALGMVQRIAAEQGKY, from the coding sequence GTGGTTCATCGGGATCGCCGGGCCCAAGGGGGGTGCGCCGGAGATCGCGCTTTCGGCCATCGTCGAATTCGGCGAATCGGGCTCCCGCACCGCGGCGCCGCTGGTGGCGAAGGCGGCGGACTACTACTTGCGACGGAAGTACGGCATGCCCGTGGACTCGGTGCAGACGTTGCGCGAGCACCTGATGGTCGGGCGCCCGGCGCCCTGGGCGGTGTGGCAGTGATCGGACGACTGCGGAACCTGTTCGGCGACCCGGTGCTGGCGGTCCTCGTCGTGGGGCTCTCGCTCTTCGGCGTGGCGATGGTCTACTCGGCCGGCCAGCTCGATGTCCCCGACCCCGGCGTGGCGGGCGCCTGGAAGATGCAGCTCCTGTGGCTGGGCGTCTCGGTCACCAGCCTGCTGGTCATGGTGCACATCCAGACGCGCTGGCTCGAGTGGGTCGCCGTCCCCGCCTACATTGCAGGCATCGCGCTCCTCGCCGCCACCCTGGTCATCGGCACCGGCCTCGGCACGGCGCGTGGTACCAAGAGCTGGATCGACCTGGGCCCCGTCATGTTCCAGCCCGCCCAGTTCGCCAACCTCGCCACGATCCTCATGCTGGCGCGGGTGCTGGGGAGGTGGCGCGAGCCGCCTCGCTCCGTCTGGGGGCTATGGGCGCCGGTCGCGATCGTGGCGCTGCCCATGGCGCTGGTCATGCTCCAGCCGGACCTGGGCACCGCCATGGTGTTCGGCGCCCTGCTCGTGGCTGCGCTGTACTGGGCGGGCACCCCCATCGGGCTCATGTTCATGCTGCTGAGCCCGGTGATCGGGCTGTTCCTCTCCTTCCACTCGCTGCTGTTCAGCATCTACATCGTCGCGCTGATCGTCTTCCTGCGCTTCTACCGTGCCTATCTGGGCGAGAGCGTGGCGGTGATCGGCGCCAACCTGGCCGCCGGCGCCATCGCGCTCCCGCTCTGGAACTCCCTCGAGCCGTACCAGCGGGCCCGGCTGCTGGTGTTCCTGGACCCGGGCATGGACCCCCGCGGCGCGGGGTGGCACCTGATCCAGTCCCGCGTGGCGATCGGGAGCGGCGGACTCTTCGGGAAGGGGTTCACCCTCGGGACGCAGAAACGGTTGGCGTTCCTGCCCGAGCAGCACACGGACTTCATCTTCAGCGTGATCGGCGAGGAGTTCGGCTTCATCGGCACGGTGGCCGTGCTGGTGGTCTTCGGCCTCATCCTGTGGCGGCTGACGCGGATCGCCGAGCGGCAGGGCGACCCCTTTGCCGGGATCGTGGTCTTCGGTATTTTCGGGGTCTGGTTCGCGCACGTGATGGTCAACGTCGGCATGACCATCGGCCTGATGCCGATCACGGGGATCCCGCTGCCGTTCCTGAGCTACGGGGGATCGTTCCTGCTGGCCTCCTTCCTGGCGCTGGGAATGGTGCAGCGGATCGCGGCCGAACAGGGGAAGTATTGA
- a CDS encoding acetyl-CoA carboxylase carboxyl transferase subunit beta, whose amino-acid sequence MPWFKKPERKLQKADRRELPADVFEKCPRCATILYRARLAQNLNVCPSCAYHFRIPAEQYIRILLDDGELVEYDAELRSADPLGFVDLKPYPARLEAAEAKSGRGDAIITGAGRLDGLDVHLGVMDFEFIGGSMGSVVGEKLARLGRRSLEQQKPLIVVSASGGARMQEGILSLMQLAKTSVVLAQLHEARIPYISVLTDPTTGGVTASYGMLGDVNVAEPGALIGFAGPRVIEQTIRQALPEGFQRSEFLLEHGMVDCVVDRRELKATLARLLRHMLGLPAGQGAGAEAAEPATATGPRARSRGRGDGASVAEEGGRPDRRSLRRGASQD is encoded by the coding sequence ATGCCCTGGTTCAAGAAGCCGGAGCGGAAGCTCCAGAAGGCGGACCGCCGCGAGCTGCCGGCGGACGTCTTCGAGAAGTGCCCGCGCTGTGCGACGATCCTGTACCGTGCCCGGCTGGCGCAGAACCTCAACGTGTGCCCGTCCTGCGCCTACCACTTCCGGATCCCCGCGGAGCAGTACATCCGCATCCTCCTGGACGACGGCGAGCTGGTCGAGTACGACGCGGAGCTGAGGAGCGCCGACCCCCTCGGGTTCGTGGACCTGAAGCCGTACCCGGCGCGGCTGGAGGCGGCGGAGGCGAAGAGCGGACGCGGCGATGCGATCATCACCGGCGCGGGACGGCTGGACGGGCTGGACGTCCACCTGGGCGTCATGGACTTCGAGTTCATCGGCGGCAGCATGGGTTCGGTGGTGGGGGAGAAGCTGGCGCGGCTGGGGCGGCGGTCGTTGGAGCAGCAGAAGCCGCTGATCGTGGTGAGCGCGTCCGGCGGCGCGCGGATGCAGGAGGGCATCCTCTCGCTGATGCAGCTCGCCAAGACCTCGGTGGTTCTCGCCCAGCTGCACGAAGCGCGGATCCCCTACATCTCCGTGCTCACGGACCCGACCACCGGCGGCGTGACCGCGTCGTACGGGATGCTGGGAGACGTCAACGTGGCGGAGCCCGGCGCGCTGATCGGGTTCGCGGGCCCGCGCGTGATCGAGCAGACCATCCGGCAGGCCCTTCCGGAAGGGTTCCAGCGCTCCGAGTTCCTGCTCGAGCACGGCATGGTGGACTGCGTCGTCGACCGCCGGGAGTTGAAGGCGACGCTCGCGCGGCTGTTGCGGCACATGCTCGGCCTGCCCGCCGGCCAGGGCGCCGGCGCGGAGGCGGCCGAGCCGGCAACAGCCACCGGGCCACGGGCGCGGTCGCGCGGCCGTGGCGATGGGGCGTCCGTCGCCGAGGAGGGCGGGCGGCCGGACCGTCGGTCGCTGCGCCGGGGGGCCTCGCAGGATTGA
- the mrdA gene encoding penicillin-binding protein 2, with protein sequence MQPFHLHARRRRARGAVAVLLAGLGVLVYGFFQTQILRSDTYVLQSDANRLRPIPIPAPRGTIFDRNGRIVAENIPGYALSILPAPRDTIRSTLERLAPILGLTEARIEQLMQRQRALPGQPLLVASDLTFEQVSALEERHFMFPGVYIDQRPKRHYPAGEAIAHVIGYVAEISEAELARPEFQDYSMGQLIGKTGLERQYERRLAGRPGVRYVEVDALGRIVGEYMPRTKVPAVPGEDLRLYLDLDLQEWIAKIFPEGMRGAVVAIEPKTGHVLAMYSSPGFDPNALVGGADPAYWRELNTDEGRPLLHRAAAGLYPPGSTFKLATAAIALELKLLDPNAVMPIPCRGGMQYGNRYFRCWESRGHGYLTLAEAIAHSCNVYFYQVGIQIGLERFLREASRLGFGRKTGVDLPSELEVAGSFPDEPGWWRRRFGYNATPTEVLSLAIGQGPNDQTPLKMAHFAAALASDGRLPPPRIAVDSTPPDPEEGINLNISKENLAHIREGMRRVVSPGGTAYLSSLEHWELLGKTGTSQNSHGKDHAWFIGIAGPKGGAPEIALSAIVEFGESGSRTAAPLVAKAADYYLRRKYGMPVDSVQTLREHLMVGRPAPWAVWQ encoded by the coding sequence ATGCAGCCGTTTCACCTCCACGCGCGACGGCGACGGGCCCGGGGAGCGGTCGCGGTGCTCCTGGCCGGGCTCGGCGTGCTCGTGTACGGCTTCTTCCAGACGCAGATCCTGCGGAGCGACACCTACGTGCTGCAGTCGGATGCGAACCGGCTGCGGCCGATCCCCATTCCGGCGCCTCGGGGCACGATCTTCGACCGGAACGGCCGCATCGTTGCGGAGAACATCCCGGGCTACGCCTTATCCATCCTGCCGGCGCCCCGGGACACGATCCGGAGCACGCTGGAGCGGCTGGCGCCGATCCTGGGGCTGACGGAGGCGCGGATCGAGCAGCTGATGCAGAGACAGCGGGCCCTGCCGGGGCAGCCGCTGCTCGTCGCTTCCGACCTGACGTTCGAGCAGGTGTCGGCGCTCGAGGAGCGCCACTTCATGTTTCCCGGCGTCTACATCGACCAGCGCCCGAAGCGCCACTACCCGGCAGGGGAGGCGATCGCCCACGTGATCGGCTACGTGGCGGAGATCAGCGAGGCGGAGCTGGCGCGGCCGGAGTTCCAGGATTACTCCATGGGCCAGCTCATCGGGAAGACCGGGCTCGAACGGCAGTACGAGCGCCGCCTCGCGGGCAGGCCGGGCGTCCGGTACGTGGAGGTGGACGCGCTGGGGAGGATCGTCGGGGAGTACATGCCCCGGACCAAGGTGCCGGCGGTGCCGGGTGAGGACCTGCGGCTGTACCTCGATCTCGATCTGCAGGAGTGGATCGCGAAGATCTTCCCGGAGGGCATGCGCGGGGCGGTGGTCGCGATCGAGCCCAAGACGGGGCACGTGCTGGCGATGTACTCGAGCCCGGGCTTCGATCCGAACGCGCTGGTGGGGGGAGCGGACCCGGCCTACTGGCGGGAGCTCAACACCGATGAGGGGCGGCCGCTGCTGCACCGGGCGGCGGCAGGGTTGTACCCGCCCGGTTCGACGTTCAAGCTCGCCACCGCCGCCATTGCCCTGGAGCTCAAGCTTCTGGACCCCAACGCGGTCATGCCCATCCCGTGCCGGGGCGGGATGCAGTACGGCAACCGGTACTTCAGGTGCTGGGAGTCGCGCGGGCACGGCTACCTGACCCTCGCCGAGGCGATCGCCCACTCCTGCAACGTCTACTTCTACCAGGTCGGCATCCAGATCGGGCTCGAGCGCTTCCTGCGGGAGGCGTCCCGGTTGGGGTTCGGACGGAAGACCGGCGTGGATCTGCCGTCCGAGCTGGAAGTGGCGGGCTCGTTCCCGGACGAACCCGGCTGGTGGCGCCGGCGGTTCGGTTACAACGCCACGCCCACCGAGGTCCTGAGCCTCGCCATCGGCCAGGGGCCCAACGACCAAACGCCGCTCAAGATGGCGCATTTCGCCGCGGCGCTCGCCAGCGACGGCCGGCTCCCGCCGCCCCGGATCGCCGTGGATTCGACGCCGCCCGACCCCGAAGAGGGGATCAACCTGAACATCTCCAAAGAGAACCTGGCCCACATCCGTGAGGGCATGCGGCGGGTGGTCTCGCCTGGCGGAACGGCGTACCTCTCCTCGCTCGAGCACTGGGAGCTCCTGGGCAAGACCGGCACGTCCCAGAACTCGCACGGCAAGGACCACGCGTGGTTCATCGGGATCGCCGGGCCCAAGGGGGGTGCGCCGGAGATCGCGCTTTCGGCCATCGTCGAATTCGGCGAATCGGGCTCCCGCACCGCGGCGCCGCTGGTGGCGAAGGCGGCGGACTACTACTTGCGACGGAAGTACGGCATGCCCGTGGACTCGGTGCAGACGTTGCGCGAGCACCTGATGGTCGGGCGCCCGGCGCCCTGGGCGGTGTGGCAGTGA